The following coding sequences are from one Virgibacillus necropolis window:
- a CDS encoding ornithine cyclodeaminase family protein — protein MLYLNKDDILTAVTMKDVIDAVDTAYEVYQSKQFQMPTRLQVKDDDHTLLLMPCMTNDAIGTKLVTSFPHNKNHPVLHGLVILNSQENGEIMALIDGSFITGFRTGAIGGSAIRHLAKEDTSKIAIIGTGVQGLYQAVAACTERSITDIYLYNRTPEKVPSFIDSLQQWIGHTIQIHAMDSVEEAITHAEVIITATTSKDPVLPDNPELLAAKLIIGIGSFQPTMREFPKVLYQLADHIFIDTEDALAESGDIATPLENNWIRRETIQTMASFLTSKQQIQGGKTVVFKSTGMALFDVVVTNLIYQRAMEKGVGQNLT, from the coding sequence ATGTTATATTTGAATAAAGATGACATTCTAACGGCTGTAACGATGAAGGATGTGATCGATGCAGTTGATACAGCTTATGAAGTCTATCAATCTAAACAATTCCAAATGCCTACGCGTTTACAAGTAAAAGATGATGATCATACATTATTACTTATGCCGTGTATGACAAATGATGCAATTGGCACGAAATTGGTAACATCATTCCCACATAATAAGAACCATCCTGTATTACACGGTTTAGTTATTTTAAACAGTCAAGAAAATGGCGAGATAATGGCTTTAATTGATGGATCATTTATAACCGGTTTTCGAACAGGTGCCATCGGAGGCTCCGCAATCCGCCATCTTGCTAAGGAAGACACATCAAAAATTGCGATAATCGGAACAGGCGTCCAAGGCCTATATCAAGCAGTTGCAGCGTGTACGGAACGATCGATTACAGATATTTATCTTTATAATCGCACGCCCGAAAAAGTCCCTTCGTTCATAGATTCACTTCAACAATGGATTGGTCATACTATTCAAATTCATGCGATGGATTCAGTTGAAGAAGCTATCACCCATGCAGAAGTAATCATTACCGCAACCACTTCTAAAGATCCAGTACTTCCAGATAATCCCGAATTACTAGCAGCGAAATTAATTATCGGCATTGGTTCCTTTCAACCAACTATGCGAGAGTTTCCTAAAGTGTTGTACCAATTAGCAGATCATATTTTTATTGATACAGAAGATGCACTAGCAGAATCAGGCGACATTGCCACACCACTTGAGAATAATTGGATAAGGCGTGAAACTATCCAAACGATGGCTAGTTTCCTCACGTCCAAACAGCAAATTCAAGGCGGTAAAACGGTCGTATTTAAATCAACAGGGATGGCATTATTTGATGTAGTCGTAACTAACTTAATCTATCAAAGAGCAATGGAAAAGGGGGTTGGTCAGAACCTAACTTAA
- a CDS encoding uracil-DNA glycosylase, whose protein sequence is MSKQILENDWKPLLNEEFKKPYYVELRAFLKDEYNKHTVYPQMDDIFNALHFTPFHNVKVVMLGQDPYHGPDQAHGLSFSVKPGVAVPPSLKNIFREMKDDVGCPMPEDGYLAGWANQGVLLLNTVMTVRKGQAHSHQGMGWEKFTDRVITLLNEKDTPVVYILWGRAAQNKEALIDTDKHYLIKAPHPSPLSAHRGFFGSKPFSKTNQLLKQIGYDGIHWGAVKGD, encoded by the coding sequence ATGTCGAAACAGATTTTGGAAAATGATTGGAAGCCGTTGTTGAATGAGGAATTTAAGAAACCGTATTACGTGGAATTACGTGCATTTTTGAAAGACGAATATAATAAACATACCGTGTATCCGCAAATGGATGATATTTTCAATGCACTTCATTTCACCCCTTTCCATAACGTAAAGGTGGTTATGCTTGGACAAGATCCCTACCATGGTCCGGATCAGGCTCACGGGTTGAGTTTTTCTGTGAAACCAGGTGTAGCTGTACCACCATCTCTAAAAAATATTTTCCGAGAAATGAAAGATGACGTTGGTTGTCCTATGCCTGAAGATGGTTACCTAGCTGGTTGGGCGAACCAGGGTGTGTTATTGCTGAATACAGTGATGACTGTGAGAAAAGGACAAGCCCACTCTCATCAAGGAATGGGATGGGAGAAATTCACAGATCGGGTAATTACATTATTGAATGAAAAGGATACGCCTGTTGTTTACATTCTGTGGGGGCGTGCTGCACAAAACAAAGAAGCACTAATTGATACAGATAAACATTATTTGATTAAGGCTCCGCACCCGAGTCCTCTGTCCGCGCATCGGGGTTTCTTTGGTAGCAAGCCTTTTTCCAAAACCAATCAATTACTAAAACAAATTGGATATGACGGTATTCACTGGGGAGCGGTGAAGGGAGATTGA
- a CDS encoding amino acid permease — MSTNEENPPQLKRQMKSRHLFMISLGGVIGTGLFLGSGFAIGEAGPLGAILAYLVGGLLMYLAMVCLGELSVIMPVSGSFQAHASKFIGPATGFVIGWVYWLSWALYVGLEFIAAGLIMGRWFPDVPVWIWCALFIVLLFAINSLNTKNFAETEFWFAGIKILAVLLFIGIGFCAVFGVITMDGAATPYLSNITNDGIFPTGVTGVFIVMMTVIYAFQGSEIMGVAAGETEDPGKNIPRAIRAIVFRVLVFYILAVFVLSAIVPWDQAGVLESPFVTVLDLIGIPYAADIMNFIILTAILSVGNTGLYACTRILYSLSNEGKAHPAFGKLNKHGIPIYALLVTLGFALLSLLTSIIAESTLFVLLLSVSGIGGTITWMAIAFSQYRFRKQFVRAGGKVKDLEYRVRLFPFTPILCMVICLFLFIFTAFDPTQRVSLFLGFSFIGLCYLYYYIRYTRKGKNVRPSNDQLDELIKKQG; from the coding sequence ATGAGTACTAATGAAGAGAACCCTCCTCAATTAAAACGTCAGATGAAGAGTAGACACTTATTTATGATTTCACTTGGGGGTGTAATCGGTACAGGTTTATTTTTAGGCTCAGGGTTTGCGATTGGTGAAGCAGGACCACTTGGTGCAATTTTGGCCTACCTTGTTGGTGGCTTACTTATGTACTTAGCAATGGTATGTCTTGGCGAATTATCAGTTATCATGCCGGTTTCAGGTTCTTTTCAGGCTCATGCTTCGAAATTTATTGGTCCTGCGACGGGATTTGTCATTGGTTGGGTGTATTGGTTGAGCTGGGCCCTTTATGTGGGTCTGGAGTTTATTGCTGCAGGACTAATAATGGGGAGATGGTTCCCCGATGTACCTGTATGGATTTGGTGTGCATTATTTATTGTACTTCTTTTTGCGATTAATTCCTTAAACACGAAAAACTTTGCTGAAACTGAATTTTGGTTTGCGGGGATAAAGATCTTAGCAGTTCTTTTATTCATTGGAATTGGCTTTTGTGCAGTTTTTGGGGTAATAACTATGGACGGAGCAGCAACACCATACCTATCTAATATAACCAATGATGGTATCTTCCCTACAGGAGTAACCGGAGTATTTATTGTAATGATGACTGTAATTTATGCATTCCAAGGATCTGAAATTATGGGGGTTGCAGCGGGAGAAACGGAAGACCCAGGAAAAAATATACCTAGGGCAATTCGGGCAATTGTGTTTCGGGTACTGGTGTTTTATATATTGGCTGTATTTGTTTTGTCAGCAATTGTACCGTGGGATCAGGCCGGTGTCCTCGAAAGTCCTTTTGTAACGGTATTAGATTTAATTGGCATTCCTTATGCAGCAGATATTATGAACTTTATCATACTAACTGCTATTCTCTCTGTAGGAAATACAGGTTTATACGCTTGTACTAGAATTCTTTATTCCCTTTCTAATGAGGGAAAGGCACATCCTGCCTTTGGAAAACTAAACAAGCATGGTATTCCAATATATGCTTTACTAGTTACATTGGGTTTTGCCCTCCTGTCTTTGCTAACTAGTATCATTGCTGAGTCTACATTATTTGTATTACTACTTTCTGTTAGTGGTATCGGAGGCACAATAACCTGGATGGCAATTGCTTTTTCTCAGTATAGATTTCGTAAACAATTTGTTAGGGCTGGTGGGAAAGTAAAAGATTTGGAATATCGGGTTCGTTTATTCCCATTTACCCCGATACTTTGTATGGTTATTTGTTTGTTTCTATTTATTTTCACCGCATTTGACCCTACCCAACGAGTATCACTGTTTCTTGGTTTTAGTTTCATAGGGTTATGTTATCTCTACTATTATATTAGGTATACACGAAAAGGGAAAAACGTTAGGCCTTCTAATGACCAGCTTGATGAATTAATTAAAAAACAGGGATAA
- a CDS encoding general stress protein: MKPVVKEFQDDTQLMSEVKILSAQGVEKDDLYVISHDSDRTDRVADKVEANKVGINEEGIGNAVGNIFRKKGDELRVKFEELGFTQDEANELEEKLDHGKILLINKNPNK, from the coding sequence GTGAAACCAGTAGTAAAAGAATTTCAAGATGATACTCAATTAATGTCCGAAGTGAAAATCCTATCTGCACAAGGTGTGGAAAAAGATGACTTATATGTGATCTCTCATGATTCCGACCGTACGGACAGAGTTGCAGATAAGGTAGAAGCCAACAAAGTCGGTATCAATGAAGAAGGAATCGGCAACGCTGTAGGAAATATTTTTCGCAAAAAAGGGGACGAGCTACGGGTGAAATTTGAAGAGCTCGGATTTACTCAGGATGAAGCAAATGAATTGGAAGAGAAATTAGATCATGGCAAAATTTTGTTAATTAATAAAAATCCTAATAAGTAG
- a CDS encoding sodium/proline symporter: MTIILVEFVLYCIVILLIGYHFSKNSKTHSDFLLGGKKLPGWALAFSERATGESAWLLLGYTGFVFTTGLASFWVAAGIGSGIIFAWLVLAKKFMRETDKYNVLTLPDYLAVRFGQKANVIRWLTSILIAGFLMFYVGAQMAGAGKMLFTTFGMSTTTGIILATIVIIVIAFAGGFISVVWTDMIQSIMMLITLVALPIAALIYINTNDLSISQSLADVGGSFNSWFGGLTGFALGVLFFNNFSWFFGFLGGQPQLSARFMALKNDKEANQGSMVAIIWTFLAYGGAFLIGLCAIAMYSQGSFADVEIILPTMILDLFPTWIAGILLAGVLAAIITTADSQLMVVTSSVSEDIIHKAMGIELTEKQLIWISRISVVVFGIVGMVIALVSDSLLYLVVSWAWAGVGCTLSPAILMTFFWNKYSSAGVVATILAGLLSTILWISTPLEGIITSKFTTFFIAAFFGIVFSLLMPDKSQKAETDMTEKAL; encoded by the coding sequence ATGACTATTATTCTTGTTGAGTTTGTCTTGTATTGTATCGTTATTTTACTAATCGGCTATCATTTCAGTAAAAATAGTAAAACGCATTCTGACTTTCTGTTAGGCGGAAAAAAATTACCTGGCTGGGCATTAGCCTTTTCCGAACGAGCAACAGGCGAATCGGCTTGGTTACTATTAGGGTATACAGGTTTTGTGTTTACAACTGGATTAGCTTCGTTTTGGGTTGCAGCGGGGATTGGTTCAGGGATCATATTTGCCTGGTTAGTCCTTGCGAAAAAGTTTATGAGAGAAACAGACAAATATAACGTCCTGACACTTCCTGATTATTTAGCTGTTCGTTTTGGACAAAAAGCCAATGTAATTCGCTGGTTAACCAGTATTTTAATTGCAGGTTTTCTCATGTTTTATGTCGGTGCACAAATGGCTGGTGCAGGAAAAATGCTTTTCACAACATTTGGCATGTCGACTACTACAGGTATAATTTTAGCTACAATTGTTATAATCGTTATTGCCTTTGCAGGCGGATTTATTTCAGTTGTTTGGACAGATATGATTCAAAGTATTATGATGTTAATAACCTTAGTCGCATTGCCAATTGCCGCATTAATCTATATTAATACAAATGACTTGTCTATTAGTCAGTCACTTGCCGATGTGGGCGGTTCCTTTAATAGCTGGTTCGGTGGTCTGACAGGATTTGCGCTTGGTGTATTATTCTTCAACAACTTTTCCTGGTTCTTCGGCTTTTTAGGTGGGCAACCACAGCTTAGCGCTCGTTTCATGGCACTTAAAAATGATAAAGAAGCTAATCAAGGAAGCATGGTCGCAATTATTTGGACATTTTTAGCTTACGGTGGAGCATTTTTGATAGGTTTATGCGCGATTGCCATGTATAGTCAAGGATCATTTGCAGATGTTGAAATTATTCTACCAACAATGATTCTCGATCTATTTCCTACTTGGATTGCAGGTATTCTTCTTGCAGGAGTATTGGCAGCAATCATCACAACCGCCGATTCACAGCTAATGGTTGTAACAAGTTCTGTTAGTGAAGATATTATTCATAAAGCAATGGGAATTGAATTAACGGAAAAACAATTAATTTGGATCTCTCGAATTTCAGTTGTAGTTTTCGGCATCGTTGGTATGGTAATCGCACTAGTTTCCGATTCACTATTGTATCTGGTTGTAAGTTGGGCCTGGGCTGGTGTCGGTTGTACCCTATCGCCTGCTATTTTAATGACCTTTTTCTGGAATAAGTACTCAAGTGCAGGCGTTGTTGCGACCATTCTTGCCGGACTACTTTCTACCATACTATGGATCAGCACACCTCTTGAAGGGATCATTACATCTAAATTTACAACATTCTTCATCGCAGCCTTTTTCGGTATTGTATTTAGTCTGCTAATGCCTGATAAAAGTCAAAAGGCAGAAACTGATATGACGGAAAAAGCGTTGTAG
- a CDS encoding MurR/RpiR family transcriptional regulator, whose amino-acid sequence MDDLYKKVELAYDNLSKGLKKVANYLLEEPTAFAANPAKKVGESLGVSETMITRFCHTLGYSGYSQLQKEVRDYVFNQKRTFDDYSLSKEEDKTHPFHEQVMLHDQFNIQTTSKNISEEIFNEATKHLVDADQVLISGLRYTFSMAHWLTYALQSIGINARLYRPDLDAHLEFGSPKHVLIVFSFHAYSIETLMLAEEAKRRGWVIIGITDSRIAPISDYADILIPVYFSKRNRSETAPIVFSFMNALVSGISLQEPERTRQNKIKMEEKRLKQTFKL is encoded by the coding sequence GTGGATGATTTATACAAAAAAGTAGAACTGGCGTATGATAATCTTTCAAAAGGATTAAAAAAAGTAGCCAACTATTTACTTGAGGAACCAACTGCATTTGCAGCAAACCCTGCAAAAAAAGTTGGGGAATCGCTTGGAGTAAGTGAAACAATGATAACTCGTTTTTGTCATACGCTAGGATATAGTGGCTACAGCCAACTTCAAAAAGAGGTACGCGATTATGTTTTTAATCAGAAACGAACCTTTGATGATTATTCGTTATCGAAAGAAGAGGATAAAACACACCCTTTCCATGAACAAGTTATGTTGCACGACCAGTTTAACATTCAAACGACTTCTAAGAACATAAGTGAAGAAATATTTAATGAAGCAACAAAGCATTTAGTAGATGCAGATCAAGTACTTATTTCGGGACTGCGTTATACGTTTTCGATGGCCCACTGGTTAACCTATGCACTTCAATCAATAGGCATCAATGCAAGGTTATATCGTCCTGATTTAGACGCTCACCTTGAATTCGGATCACCAAAACATGTATTGATCGTTTTTTCGTTTCACGCTTACTCAATTGAAACGTTAATGCTTGCTGAAGAGGCTAAACGACGCGGTTGGGTTATAATTGGTATTACGGATTCCAGAATAGCACCTATTTCCGATTATGCTGATATCTTGATTCCCGTCTACTTTTCAAAAAGAAACCGTTCAGAAACAGCACCAATTGTGTTTTCATTTATGAATGCGCTTGTTTCAGGAATATCACTTCAAGAACCAGAACGAACCAGACAAAATAAAATAAAAATGGAAGAAAAGCGACTAAAGCAAACATTTAAATTGTAA
- a CDS encoding M20 peptidase aminoacylase family protein, with the protein MEKNTIETKVMEIFEHLHTHPEISWKEIETTKYIENILKENGCRVRTFTDCTGVIGEIGNGKPVVAIRADLDALWQEVNGEFQANHSCGHDSHMTMVLGVLLSIKEMGEIPNGTIRFIFQPAEEKGTGALKMIEENVVDDVDYLYGVHLRPVQEVENGMATPALLHGAARHITGVIQGEDTHGARPHLGVNAIEVGTELVQKLNHIHIDPLIPHSVKFTKFLAGGESSNIIPGNASFSIDMRAQTNEMIEKLTTSVQEAVQSVSDYYHVPINLSIESMMASAIVDPQAQEFMAESITKVLGKENLVDPLITTGSEDFHFYTLKKNHIKASVLGLGCDLKPGLHHPNMSFDHKMLIPGVEILTNTVLKTLEHLTK; encoded by the coding sequence ATGGAAAAAAATACGATTGAAACTAAGGTAATGGAAATTTTTGAACACCTACACACGCATCCTGAAATAAGTTGGAAAGAGATAGAAACGACAAAATACATTGAAAATATCTTAAAGGAGAACGGCTGTCGTGTACGTACGTTTACTGATTGTACAGGTGTAATTGGAGAAATCGGAAATGGTAAACCAGTTGTGGCTATCCGTGCAGATTTGGATGCACTCTGGCAAGAAGTGAATGGGGAATTCCAAGCAAATCATTCCTGTGGGCACGATTCTCATATGACAATGGTACTTGGAGTCCTTTTATCTATTAAAGAAATGGGTGAAATCCCAAATGGAACCATTCGTTTTATCTTTCAACCAGCCGAAGAAAAGGGTACTGGTGCACTAAAAATGATTGAAGAAAACGTTGTTGATGACGTAGATTATTTATACGGCGTCCACTTGCGCCCTGTTCAGGAAGTAGAAAATGGCATGGCAACCCCCGCACTCTTACATGGGGCAGCAAGACATATAACGGGAGTAATTCAAGGTGAGGATACCCATGGGGCACGACCTCATCTCGGTGTGAACGCAATTGAAGTAGGAACAGAATTAGTTCAAAAGTTAAATCATATTCATATAGACCCGTTAATTCCGCATTCCGTAAAATTCACTAAATTTCTCGCTGGCGGTGAAAGTTCGAATATTATACCAGGAAATGCAAGCTTTAGTATTGATATGCGGGCACAAACCAATGAAATGATTGAGAAATTGACTACTTCTGTTCAAGAAGCTGTTCAATCCGTTTCTGATTATTATCATGTACCTATTAATTTATCCATTGAATCAATGATGGCATCAGCAATCGTGGATCCTCAAGCACAAGAATTTATGGCCGAATCGATAACGAAAGTATTGGGTAAAGAAAACTTAGTGGACCCTTTGATCACAACTGGTAGTGAAGACTTTCACTTTTACACATTGAAAAAGAACCACATAAAAGCATCCGTTCTTGGATTAGGTTGTGATTTGAAACCAGGTTTACATCACCCGAATATGTCATTTGACCATAAAATGTTAATACCAGGTGTAGAAATTCTAACAAACACAGTTTTGAAAACACTAGAGCATCTGACTAAATAA
- a CDS encoding C45 family autoproteolytic acyltransferase/hydolase, whose translation MNKKSEKHILELSGSSYQIGFTHGENAKEKVHRTLETYERMFHQKAAMSWKDSKEKGLLHLQAIETYNSNYLEEMEGLAKGAGVSFEDILAINARSEIALITAPDGCTSFALTKPKSSKTWLAQNWDWKGSQLDALVQLNIEQAGLPSIQMVTEAGIIGKIGSNSAGLGVCLNALVTDTWQPKVPIHLGLRAVLESSSLKEAISKVDNNQMASAAHFLIASKSEEAIGMEVSPVYTGKITSDRGIVTHTNHICSAGLKERIVEEALSNSFTRLTTINSLLDQLDGKNSTKGDLFQILSNHDHFPDSICRHSLPKQSEREEIDTVFSIVMDLTDGELEWVEGRPCE comes from the coding sequence ATGAATAAAAAAAGCGAAAAACACATTCTAGAATTAAGTGGATCATCCTATCAAATAGGATTTACACACGGTGAAAACGCAAAAGAGAAGGTTCATCGTACATTAGAAACGTATGAAAGAATGTTTCATCAAAAAGCTGCAATGTCATGGAAGGATTCCAAAGAAAAAGGATTACTACACTTACAGGCAATTGAAACATACAATTCAAATTACCTAGAGGAAATGGAAGGTCTAGCTAAAGGTGCTGGCGTAAGCTTTGAAGATATTTTAGCAATTAATGCAAGAAGCGAAATCGCACTAATAACTGCACCTGACGGATGTACTTCTTTTGCATTAACCAAACCAAAATCATCAAAAACGTGGCTGGCTCAGAATTGGGATTGGAAAGGTTCCCAACTAGACGCCCTTGTTCAACTGAATATTGAACAGGCAGGATTACCTTCCATACAAATGGTCACCGAAGCTGGCATCATCGGAAAAATAGGTAGTAACAGCGCGGGGCTTGGCGTATGCCTAAATGCACTAGTAACGGATACATGGCAGCCCAAAGTCCCAATTCATCTAGGGCTCAGGGCTGTACTCGAATCGTCTTCATTAAAAGAAGCAATTTCAAAAGTAGATAATAATCAAATGGCATCAGCCGCCCATTTCTTAATTGCGTCTAAGTCAGAAGAAGCGATTGGAATGGAAGTTTCGCCTGTATACACTGGAAAAATAACTTCCGATCGCGGGATAGTAACCCACACCAATCACATTTGTTCTGCAGGTCTGAAAGAGAGAATCGTTGAAGAAGCACTTTCTAACTCTTTTACTCGTCTTACAACAATTAATAGTCTCTTAGACCAACTAGACGGTAAAAATAGTACAAAGGGTGATCTATTTCAGATTCTTTCTAATCATGATCATTTTCCTGATTCAATTTGCCGTCATAGTCTGCCAAAGCAATCTGAGCGTGAAGAAATTGATACCGTATTTAGTATTGTGATGGATTTAACGGATGGTGAGTTGGAATGGGTTGAGGGGAGACCTTGTGAGTAA
- a CDS encoding YfcC family protein, with protein MSIKNNSTDLRKKSKMEMPDAYIIMLFIMLLAAISTYFLPSGAFDREKQGDITVVIPDSFHAVAGNPTGILDFFLFIQNGLVETAGIIFLVLIIGGTFAVIESTGAINASIMKAVDKTKNREYLLILFVGILLAIGGLTGAISNAVIAFIPIGIILAKALDLDAIAGVAIIKLTAYVGFNTSFMSPFTVLIAQDIAGLPLYSGIIFRSIMTVVIFTVTISYILWYIKRIKNDPSKSLMGVNRFPKGDEKVKEDVQLEFTGKHKLILLFVSLAIIFYIVGALQFGWSLNHMAAIFLIISVGTGIIAKMSPNFVVKEFMAGAKNLVYGALIIGLARAIVLVLQNGMILDTIVHWLAVAMEPFSSVFGAIAMFIGNSLFALVVSSGSGNAVVMMPILTPLADIMEIPRQVAVTAYQLSDGFMNSITPASGVLLACLAIGGVPWTKWVKFMMPLIGLWYVLSMIFLAIGVIIGWGPNY; from the coding sequence ATGTCTATAAAGAATAATTCTACTGATCTTCGGAAAAAGAGTAAGATGGAAATGCCAGATGCCTATATCATTATGTTATTTATTATGCTACTAGCCGCGATATCGACCTATTTCTTACCATCAGGCGCGTTTGATAGAGAGAAGCAAGGGGATATAACGGTCGTCATACCAGATAGCTTTCATGCTGTAGCTGGTAATCCAACTGGAATTCTCGATTTCTTTCTATTTATTCAAAATGGCTTAGTCGAAACGGCGGGTATCATTTTCTTAGTATTAATTATTGGTGGAACATTTGCAGTTATAGAATCAACTGGAGCGATTAATGCTTCTATTATGAAGGCAGTGGATAAAACAAAGAACCGAGAATATTTACTCATCCTTTTTGTTGGAATTTTACTTGCCATTGGCGGACTTACCGGGGCAATATCGAATGCGGTTATTGCATTTATTCCTATTGGGATCATACTAGCAAAGGCGCTAGATTTAGATGCTATAGCTGGTGTTGCGATTATCAAACTAACAGCATATGTCGGATTTAACACGTCATTTATGAGTCCTTTTACCGTGCTTATTGCACAAGATATTGCTGGGCTTCCTTTATACTCTGGTATTATATTCAGATCAATTATGACAGTTGTCATTTTTACCGTTACGATAAGCTATATTCTTTGGTATATCAAAAGGATTAAAAACGACCCTTCAAAAAGTCTTATGGGAGTGAATAGATTTCCAAAAGGAGACGAAAAAGTTAAAGAAGATGTACAATTAGAATTTACTGGAAAGCATAAACTTATCTTACTATTTGTAAGTTTAGCCATCATATTTTATATTGTTGGGGCACTACAATTTGGATGGTCACTTAACCACATGGCAGCCATTTTTCTAATTATCTCGGTTGGAACTGGTATTATTGCAAAAATGTCTCCAAACTTTGTAGTGAAAGAATTCATGGCTGGTGCCAAAAACCTTGTTTACGGGGCTTTAATTATCGGACTAGCAAGAGCAATCGTACTTGTTCTGCAGAATGGGATGATTTTGGATACAATCGTTCATTGGCTGGCAGTTGCAATGGAACCTTTCTCGTCCGTTTTTGGTGCTATCGCAATGTTTATTGGAAATTCGCTTTTCGCACTAGTTGTATCCTCCGGTAGTGGAAACGCAGTAGTTATGATGCCAATCTTAACACCGCTCGCGGACATCATGGAAATACCGAGACAAGTTGCAGTTACCGCTTATCAGTTATCTGACGGGTTTATGAATAGTATTACGCCAGCTTCTGGTGTGCTGTTGGCTTGTTTGGCAATTGGCGGGGTTCCATGGACGAAATGGGTTAAGTTTATGATGCCTTTAATCGGTTTATGGTATGTACTATCTATGATATTCCTTGCCATTGGCGTGATTATTGGTTGGGGACCTAATTACTAG